A genomic stretch from Thunnus maccoyii chromosome 19, fThuMac1.1, whole genome shotgun sequence includes:
- the plgrkt gene encoding plasminogen receptor (KT) isoform X4 has protein sequence MRINNNRATMGFLLSKSMDANFKKQQEFMLHNSRLQMERQILMQNQMRERQMAMQIAWSREFLKYFGTFFTMATVGLTVGAIKRKKPVLLAPIVPLGFIFAYQMDSAYGTLIYRMRDRYPESRIYHTPAPSCLTER, from the exons ATGCGG ATCAACAATAACAGGGCCACCATGGGGTTTCTGCTGTCTAAATCCATGGATGCAAACTTTAAGAAGCAGCAAGAGTTCATGCTTCATAATTCACGGCTGCAG atggaGCGTCAGATCCTGATGCAGAAccagatgagagagagacagatggctATGCAGATCGCCTGGTCCAGAGAGTTTCTCAAATATTTTGGCACTTTCTTTACCATGGCCACAGTGGGACTCACTGTAGG tgccattaaaagaaagaaaccagTCCTGTTGGCTCCCATCGTTCCTCTCGGCTTCATATTTGCCTACCAGATGGACAGCGCCTATGGGACACTAATTTATCGTATGAGGG aTAGATATCCAGAGAGCCGAATCTACCATACTCCTGCACCATCATGtctgacagagagatga
- the plgrkt gene encoding plasminogen receptor (KT) isoform X3, which produces MGFLLSKSMDANFKKQQEFMLHNSRLQMERQILMQNQMRERQMAMQIAWSREFLKYFGTFFTMATVGLTVGAIKRKKPVLLAPIVPLGFIFAYQMDSAYGTLIYRMREGNTKSSRFLFKSHKISASFASRHKIYQSCLTAIHNHPKNIKQKCLYDKS; this is translated from the exons ATGGGGTTTCTGCTGTCTAAATCCATGGATGCAAACTTTAAGAAGCAGCAAGAGTTCATGCTTCATAATTCACGGCTGCAG atggaGCGTCAGATCCTGATGCAGAAccagatgagagagagacagatggctATGCAGATCGCCTGGTCCAGAGAGTTTCTCAAATATTTTGGCACTTTCTTTACCATGGCCACAGTGGGACTCACTGTAGG tgccattaaaagaaagaaaccagTCCTGTTGGCTCCCATCGTTCCTCTCGGCTTCATATTTGCCTACCAGATGGACAGCGCCTATGGGACACTAATTTATCGTATGAGGG AAGGAAACACCAAAAGCAGCCGTTTTCTTTTCAAGAGTCATAAGATTTCTGCCAGTTTTGCCTCAAGACATAAAATCTACCAGAGCTGTTTAACTGCTATCCACAATCATCCAAAGAATATTAAACAGAAGTGCCTCTACGACAAAAGTTAA
- the plgrkt gene encoding plasminogen receptor (KT) isoform X5 has protein sequence MRINNNRATMGFLLSKSMDANFKKQQEFMLHNSRLQMERQILMQNQMRERQMAMQIAWSREFLKYFGTFFTMATVGLTVGAIKRKKPVLLAPIVPLGFIFAYQMDSAYGTLIYRMRGPGLNGTEQPG, from the exons ATGCGG ATCAACAATAACAGGGCCACCATGGGGTTTCTGCTGTCTAAATCCATGGATGCAAACTTTAAGAAGCAGCAAGAGTTCATGCTTCATAATTCACGGCTGCAG atggaGCGTCAGATCCTGATGCAGAAccagatgagagagagacagatggctATGCAGATCGCCTGGTCCAGAGAGTTTCTCAAATATTTTGGCACTTTCTTTACCATGGCCACAGTGGGACTCACTGTAGG tgccattaaaagaaagaaaccagTCCTGTTGGCTCCCATCGTTCCTCTCGGCTTCATATTTGCCTACCAGATGGACAGCGCCTATGGGACACTAATTTATCGTATGAGGG
- the plgrkt gene encoding plasminogen receptor (KT) isoform X2 has protein sequence MRINNNRATMGFLLSKSMDANFKKQQEFMLHNSRLQMERQILMQNQMRERQMAMQIAWSREFLKYFGTFFTMATVGLTVGAIKRKKPVLLAPIVPLGFIFAYQMDSAYGTLIYRMRGEAESIMTSEHDRLDLPNGTPTFDSIEKARRARSTLTSFLEK, from the exons ATGCGG ATCAACAATAACAGGGCCACCATGGGGTTTCTGCTGTCTAAATCCATGGATGCAAACTTTAAGAAGCAGCAAGAGTTCATGCTTCATAATTCACGGCTGCAG atggaGCGTCAGATCCTGATGCAGAAccagatgagagagagacagatggctATGCAGATCGCCTGGTCCAGAGAGTTTCTCAAATATTTTGGCACTTTCTTTACCATGGCCACAGTGGGACTCACTGTAGG tgccattaaaagaaagaaaccagTCCTGTTGGCTCCCATCGTTCCTCTCGGCTTCATATTTGCCTACCAGATGGACAGCGCCTATGGGACACTAATTTATCGTATGAGGG GGGAGGCTGAGAGTATTATGACATCTGAACATGACCGACTGGACTTGCCTAACGGGACTCCAACGTTTGATAGCATAGAGAAGGCCCGCCGCGCTAGAAGCACCCTCACTTCCTTCCTGGAGAAATGA
- the rln1 gene encoding prorelaxin H1, translating to MLWRLSLAVAVVCVGGICNCVKADVMSRLIVPRDYGVKLCGREFIRAVIFTCGGSRWKRSIEGDLDPFQWSSTSDVTVEDNQHNWQRDSEFTDSRSPLHVPSSYSVADLLALYGALGDWQQPLTDSNPLEKSQQSTVLGKQEGNPAVADWPIPSKKKRNFSLGVAGMCCNQGCTKNDIGRLC from the exons atgctctggAGGTTGAGTCTTGCAGTGGCCGTGGTGTGTGTAGGTGGCATATGCAACTGCGTGAAGGCTGATGTGATGAGCAGACTGATCGTTCCGAGGGACTACGGGGTGAAACTGTGCGGGAGAGAGTTCATCAGAGCCGTCATTTTCACCTGCGGCGGCTCCCGGTGGAAACGCTCCATAGAGGGAGACTTGG aCCCCTTTCAATGGAGTTCCACCAGTGACGTTACAGTGGAAGACAACCAGCATAACTGGCAACGTGACTCAGAGTTCACAGACAGCCGTTCTCCTCTCCACGTTCCCTCCTCTTACTCCGTGGCGGACCTCCTGGCCCTTTACGGGGCGTTAGGAGACTGGCAGCAGCCACTGACTGACTCCAACCCACTGGAGAAGTCTCAGCAGTCCACAGTTTTAGGCAAGCAAGAAGGTAACCCAGCGGTTGCTGACTGGCCCATACCCAGCaagaaaaagaggaacttttCTCTGGGTGTGGCGGGTATGTGCTGTAACCAGGGCTGTACTAAGAATGATATCGGACGCTTGTGCTGA
- the plgrkt gene encoding plasminogen receptor (KT) isoform X1 — protein MRINNNRATMGFLLSKSMDANFKKQQEFMLHNSRLQMERQILMQNQMRERQMAMQIAWSREFLKYFGTFFTMATVGLTVGAIKRKKPVLLAPIVPLGFIFAYQMDSAYGTLIYRMREGNTKSSRFLFKSHKISASFASRHKIYQSCLTAIHNHPKNIKQKCLYDKS, from the exons ATGCGG ATCAACAATAACAGGGCCACCATGGGGTTTCTGCTGTCTAAATCCATGGATGCAAACTTTAAGAAGCAGCAAGAGTTCATGCTTCATAATTCACGGCTGCAG atggaGCGTCAGATCCTGATGCAGAAccagatgagagagagacagatggctATGCAGATCGCCTGGTCCAGAGAGTTTCTCAAATATTTTGGCACTTTCTTTACCATGGCCACAGTGGGACTCACTGTAGG tgccattaaaagaaagaaaccagTCCTGTTGGCTCCCATCGTTCCTCTCGGCTTCATATTTGCCTACCAGATGGACAGCGCCTATGGGACACTAATTTATCGTATGAGGG AAGGAAACACCAAAAGCAGCCGTTTTCTTTTCAAGAGTCATAAGATTTCTGCCAGTTTTGCCTCAAGACATAAAATCTACCAGAGCTGTTTAACTGCTATCCACAATCATCCAAAGAATATTAAACAGAAGTGCCTCTACGACAAAAGTTAA
- the jak2a gene encoding tyrosine-protein kinase JAK2a yields the protein MACILLTDMDLPTSCPSAHDSGLVPDLDPTAELDPKPDMDATCLSVHMYYPGKDGEGGGANGSESVLTFPSGEYIAEELCISAAKACGIAPVFCNLFGLMRESDQIWFPPNHIFKLQQSDSESLHFRIRYYFPGWYNSGNSSHAHRYGVSKGMETPIMDDCVMAYQFLQWRSDFLKGRVHIPVSHEAQEECLGMAVLDMMRLAKESGQSPVDIYNDTSYKSFLPRCMRDRIQEYNILTRKRIRFRFKRFIQQFNECKATVCNLKLKYLMSLEILLPSLYSERFQVTDLSAREVTIVVMGNKGIQWSKGKEAEGAEEELQTYCDFSEVIDISIKQSNQEGSVESRIVTLTRQDNQILELDFPSLSEALSFVSLVDGYYRLVADAHHYLCKEVAPPRLLECIQSYCHGPVSMEFTIGKLRRSGNHQGLYILRCSPRDYDKFFMSFVVGYETMVDYKHCQIVKTESGEYILSGAKRSFGSLRELLHCYQKEALRTDGYTFQLIRCSAPSPKDKSNMLVCRSNQGAEVPLSPSLQKHDISQMVFHKIRKEDLIISESLGQGTFTKIFCGVRKELGDYGEMHQIEVVIKILDKAHRNYSESFFEAASMMSQLSHKHLLLNYGVCVCGDENMMVQEYGRFGSLDIYLKKNKSCVNITWKLEVAKQLAWAMHYLEDKNLIHGNVCAKNVLLIRKEDRKTGSLPFIKLSDPGISITVLPKEVLVERIPWVPPECIENPQGLSLATDKWGFGTTLWEICSGGDKPLSTLDCSKKNLFYEDRHQLPAPKWTELANLINSCMDYEPSHRPTFRAIIRDLNSLFTPDYELLVESDMVPSRTRGFGFPWTSENQEPAQFEERHLIFLKQLGKGNFGSVEMCRYDPLQDSTGEVVAVKKLQHSTAEHLRDFEREIEILKSLHHENIVKYKGVCYSAGRRNLRLIMEYLPYGSLRDYLIKHKDRFDSQKLLHYASQICKGMDYLAMKRYIHRDLATRNILVESEMRVKIGDFGLTKVLPQDKEYYTVREPGESPIFWYAPESLTESKFSVASDVWSFGVVLYELFTYSDKNCSPPAVFMDKMGNEKQGQMIVYHLIDLLKQGYRLPAPDHCPKEIHKIMTECWSSDPGLRPTFKTLIHSVEIARDSKDG from the exons GTATTGCTCCAGTGTTCTGCAACTTGTTTGGTCTGATGAGGGAAAGCGACCAGATATGGTTCCCTCCTAATCACATCTTCAAACTGCAGCAGTCAGACAGTGAGAGCCTACACTTCAGAATCAG GTACTACTTTCCTGGCTGGTATAACAGCGGCAATTCATCCCATGCTCATCGCTATGGTGTTTCCAAGGGGATGGAGACCCCCATCATGGATGATTGTGTCATGGCATACCAATTTTTGCAG TGGCGTAGTGACTTTCTCAAGGGCAGGGTTCATATTCCAGTAAGCCATGAGGCTCAGGAAGAGTGTCTGGGCATGGCGGTGCTGGACATGATGAGGCTCGCCAAAGAAAGTGGTCAGTCACCTGTAGACATCTACAATGATACCAG CTACAAGTCCTTCCTGCCGAGATGCATGCGAGACCGCATCCAGGAATACAACATCCTGACTCGGAAGCGGATCCGCTTTCGCTTCAAGAGGTTCATCCAGCAGTTTAATGAGTGCAAGGCCACGGTGTGCAACCTCAAGCTCAAATACCTGATGAGCCTCGAGATTCTGCTTCCATCCCTCTACTCTGAGCGCTTCCAAGTCACCGACCTCTCCGCACGCGAGGTTACCATCGTCGTCATGGGCAACAAGGGCATCCAGTGGTCAAAAGGGAAAGAGGCGGAGGGAGCAGAGGAG GAGCTGCAGACATACTGTGACTTCTCAGAGGTGATAGACATCAGCATCAAGCAGTCCAATCAGGAAGGCTCTGTGGAGAGTCGCATAGTTACCCTCACCAGACAGGACAACCAGATCTTG GAACTGGATTTTCCGTCTCTCTCAGAGGCTCTGTCATTTGTATCATTAGTTGATGGATATTACAGACTGGTTGCAGATGCTCATCATTATCTTTGTAAAGAAGTGGCCCCGCCAAGACTTCTCGAGTGCATTCAGAGCTACTGCCATGGCCCTGTGTC GATGGAGTTTACGATTGGTAAGCTGCGGCGCTCTGGCAACCACCAAGGCCTTTACATCCTTCGCTGTAGCCCCAGGGACTATGACAAATTCTTCATGTCGTTTGTGGTGGGG tatgAAACTATGGTGGACTATAAGCACTGTCAGATCGTAAAGACGGAGTCGGGAGAGTACATCCTGAGCGGTGCCAAGAGGAGCTTCGGCTCCCTTAGAGAGCTTCTGCACTGCTACCAAAAGGAGGCGCTTCGCACCGATGGATACACATTCCAGCTGATCAGGTGCTCCGCACCTAGCCCCAAAG ACAAATCCAACATGCTGGTGTGTAGGAGTAACCAAGGGGCAGAGGtccctctgtctccctcactTCAAAAACACGACATCAGCCAGATGGTCTTCCACAAGATCCGAAAAGAGGACCTCATCATT AGCGAGAGTTTGGGCCAAGGAACGTTCACGAAGATCTTCTGCGGTGTTAGGAAGGAGCTGGGAGACTACGGAGAGATGCATCAGATAGAAGTCGTTATTAAGATCCTGGACAAGGCTCACCGCAACTATTCAGAG TCATTTTTTGAAGCAGCCAGCATGATGAGCCAGCTCTCCCACAAGCACTTACTCCTCAactatggtgtgtgtgtttgtggagatGAAA aCATGATGGTGCAGGAGTATGGTAGATTCGGCTCTCTGGATATCTAtctgaaaaagaacaaaagttGTGTCAACATCACGTGGAAGCTCGAAGTGGCTAAACAGCTCGCATGGGCTATGCACTACCTG GAGGATAAGAACCTTATTCACGGAAATGTTTGTGCCAAGAACGTTCTTTTGATCAGAAAGGAGGATCGTAAGACGGGCAGCCTGCCCTTCATCAAGCTCAGTGACCCTGGTATCAGCATCACAGTGCTGCCCAAAGAAG TTCTGGTGGAGCGTATCCCATGGGTGCCCCCTGAATGCATTGAAAACCCTCAAGGCCTGAGTTTAGCCACAGATAAATGGGGCTTTGGGACCACGCTTTGGGAGATCTGCAGTGGCGGAGACAAACCACTCAGCACCCTGGACTGCTCCAag aAGAACTTGTTCTATGAGGACAGGCACCAGCTGCCGGCTCCTAAATGGACAGAACTTGCCAATCTGATTAACAGCTGTATGGACTATGAGCCCTCACACCGACCGACCTTCAGAGCAATTATCAGAGATCTCAACAGTCTCTTCACACCAG ACTACGAGCTGCTGGTGGAGAGCGACATGGTGCCCAGCAGGACACGAGGCTTCGGCTTCCCGTGGACCTCCGAGAACCAGGAGCCCGCTCAGTTTGAGGAGAGGCACCTCATCTTTCTCAAACAGCTGGGCaaa GGAAATTTTGGCAGCGTGGAGATGTGCAGGTACGACCCACTGCAGGACAGCACAGGGGAGGTGGTGGCAGTGAAGAAACTGCAGCACAGCACGGCCGAACACCTCCGGGACTTTGAGCGGGAAATCGAGATCCTCAAATCCCTCCACCATGAAAACATTGTCAAATACAAAGGAGTCTGCTATAGTGCAG GGAGAAGAAACCTTCGGCTGATCATGGAGTATCTCCCCTACGGCAGCCTGAGAGATTATCTCATCAAACACAAGGACCGCTTTGATTCCCAGAAACTCCTACACTATGCATCACAGATTTGTAAG GGTATGGACTACCTTGCCATGAAGCGTTACATCCACAGAGACCTGGCCACTAGAAATATTCTGGTGGAGAGCGAGATGAGGGTGAAGATCGGTGATTTCGGTCTGACCAAGGTGCTGCCACAGGACAAAGAGTACTACACTGTCAGAGAGCCCGGGGAAAGCCCCATCTTCTG GTATGCTCCAGAGTCGCTGACAGAAAGCAAGTTCTCTGTGGCATCAGATGTTTGGAGTTTTGGTGTCGTCCTCTATGAACTCTTCACTTACAGCGACAAGAACTGCAGCCCACCAGCG gtGTTTATGGACAAGATGGGAAATGAGAAGCAGGGCCAGATGATTGTCTACCATCTGATTGACCTGCTGAAACAAGGATATAGGTTACCTGCACCTGATCATTGTCCAAAGGAG ATTCACAAGATTATGACAGAGTGCTGGAGCAGTGACCCAGGACTGCGGCCTACTTTCAAGACATTAATCCACAGTGTGGAGATTGCGCGAGACAGCAAGGACGGATGA